The genomic DNA TACGCCGTCACATAAGCATAAGGGTTACAATTTCATCCAGTTCCTTAAAGCTGGTTATATGGACCGCGGCCGCGAGCTGGGGGTTGGCGTAACTCCAGAACGGCACGCCCGCCGCCGCCGCCGCCTGCTGGTCCACAAGGGAATCCCCCAGGAAGATGATGGAGCCGGGACTCACGTCCCAGGCTTTGGCAACTTCCAAAAGTCCCTGGGGTGAGGGCTTCGGCTGGACGTGCGTGATGGTGACGATCGGCGAAAAATACTGCGCGATGTCAAAATGCCGGAGCACGTCATGGACCGAATCGCTGCGGTTGGTGCACAGCGCAAGGCGCAGCCCCGCCGCGTGCATGTTCCGCAAAAAGGAAACCATATACGGCGCCGGTTGCATCATGGACATGAAGGTGTCGCGGTAACGGGTCATCCCGCGCACGCGCATCGCCTCCTCCTTCAGTTCGTCGGGGATCATGCGCTCCAGGGCTTCCTCGGTTGACGTCATGTGCGAGTAGGTGGCTTCTTCCTCTGTCATGGGCGGCAGCTGCACGGCATACCGGATATGGTTGTAGTAGGCGGTATTGGCGTCCTTGGAGTCAAAAAGCACGCCGTCGCAATCGAGAACGAGCCCGCACGGCTGCCCGGAGGCGTTGCTTTCCAGGTCGATCAGGGCGGAGGCGGTTTGCTTCATTGCCGATACACGTTTCATTACAAACTGATCCTTATGCGGGGCAGACGATAATTTCCGGCGCGGCGCGGAGCCACGGGGCGTTTTCCGGCTCGCGGGAATGCCCGAGAATCCGCCAGAGCGGCGTTTTTGCCCACAGCAGGCGCGATTGCAAACTTTCCGGCCAACCGGCAAGGTGCGGGGAAACGTCTTCGGGCAGGGGGTGGAGCATGCCTGCCTCCAGCATGGCGTTCCGCATGCCGGTGTGGCATGTGACGAGAAGCGCGCCCTCGGGGGCAAAGGCCGCGATGGCCATAAGACTCAGGCGCCAGTCGGGCTCCATGGGTTCGGGCAGGTCCGCTATGGAGCCGAACAACGTCCCGGGGAGTCCGGACGCGAGATCGCGAAAGGCTTCGGCATTGTCGCCGTGCAGATTTTCGGCCAACGGTTTGACCGCTTCGGCGACCTCTTTGTGCAGCGAGGCTATTTCAAGCAGACGGGTTTCCAGGTCCCAGGCGAGAAGAAGCACCTTCTGGGCGGCGATTTTCGGGTCGCCCGCGGCTGTGGGCCGCTCCGGCTCGCCTGTGGAAAAACGGGCAAGAGCTGTTCGTTCGTCACCGGAAAATCCCGCCGTGGCACCGCCCGTTCCGGGTACGCGCGCGGCCTGGCTCGCCGAAGGCTTCGACAGATCAAGCGTTTCACCGACGGTAAGGAGTTCGGCCAGTACGCCGGCCGCCTCTGCCCGTGAAAAGGGATAGGCCGGGGGATGAAAAAATCCGGGAGCTGACGCTGTTTGCGGCAGGCCCGGATCCATGAAGCGGACCGTATCCGGCAGGACGCGCGGGGCGAGCTCCCGGCGCAAGGCCGGAACATATATCTGCGTTGGCGTGTCTTCCTGGCGCGTCATATACGGAGTCCCCGGCCGCGGCGTCCTCGGCCCCGGTGTCCTCGGCATCGTTCCAATTGTCGGTTCGGGAGGGAAAAGCTCATGGGCATACTGTAGCGTTTCCCGACTCCGGACGCAATCGGGTATACGGTAAAAAATATGTTTTTTCGTTTTCTCGGCCGCGTGATAACGGTTTGCTATCGTTACTCATTATAAAAGACCGTTTTTGACGGCGCGGCAAAAGCGCATCTTTTCCGGAAGGTTGTTCGTTATAAGAATCGCGCGGGCGCACACCGGCAGGGGGACCGGCGGCATTGCCGCCGTTTTTTATTGAGCATCGGCCATGGCGACCGCATCGCGCAGCCGAGCCAGCCACAGAGTTGTGAATCCGTCATCCTCCAGCATGCCGCGCGGATGGACGCGGCAGGGCATGCCCGCGTGAACGCAGCGCGATTTCCACGATGCCGCCGCCTCCCCGTCCAGGTCCTGCGCCACATGGCGGCCGGCGAGGGAAAAAAGCGGCATGAGGCAGACCTTTTGGGCGCCTTGCCGCGCGAGTTCCCGGAAATGCTCTTCCGCTGTTTTCCCGTCTATAAGGTACGCCACGCGCACGGGCGGGCGCATTGCGGCGCCGCAATCCGCGAGGCGCTTACAGAGGCCGTCCAGGGGCGGTTCGCTCCCGTGGCCGACCCAGAGCGCGGCCTCGCCGGGAGCGCATGCGGTTTCTTCCGCCCGGCGCATGGCCTCGAGCAGCGTCCGGAAGGAGGCCTCGCCGGACAACAGCGGCTCGCCGAGGAAAACCGTCGCGCCCGGATGGTCCTTTTGCCAGGTCCCGATCTGTTGCCGCAGGGTTTCATGCTCGTGCCCGTCCGTTACATGAAGGGGCTGCACGGCGATACGCGCGGTATTTTCCGCCGCGAAACGGGAAAGGGCCTCTCCGACGGAGAGGCCCGTTTCATCGCGGATCACGGGGCGCGTATCCGCTCGTTTCGAGGTAAAGGCCCACCGCACGTTCGCCGCCGGAAAAGCCCGGCGGACGGCACGCTCAAAGGCGAGCAGGGGGGCCGTGCCGTTCGGGGCGGTTGCGCCGAAGGCGGTCAGCAGAATTCCGGCCATGGCTCGAGCGGCGGCGTCAGCGCTTCGTCGCCATGGCGCGCGCTTTGGCGTGCTCGGCGATAAGGCGCAGGTGCCGCTGTTCTTCTTCTATGCAGGCCTCGATGTGGGGCCGTTCAGAGGCGTCCACAAAGCGGCGCATGGCCGTGAAGAAAAGAATGGTGTCCTTTTCGAACGCCATGGCCTGGCGCAGGGGGTTGTCATGCGCGTCCTGCTGCTGGCCGGGCATGAACAGGGTGTGGCTGTTGAGCAGAAGGTCGACGTACTCAAGATATTCCGCTTCGTCGCTGCCGGCGGGAAGCGCAAGACCGCCCACGCGCTTGAGCATGGCTTCAAAAACTTTCTCGTGGCGTTTTTCCTCTTTGGCCATGAAGGTGAAAAACTCTTTGTCCTCGGGTTGCTTCGAGGTTTCGGCGGCCTGCTCGTAAAAGGCGAACCCCCGGCGCTCAATCTCGACGGCTGAGGCGATGACGTCGGCGGCGTTGGTGAAACTTGCCATGTCCGGCTCCTTCTGGTGGTATTGATCGGAAAATAACTGCTCCCGCGGCAGCGCTTCTTAGGATATACGGATATTTGCCGCCCCTTTCAAGTGGAAAGCCTGTCTTACCCGTACCGGGCAGCCAGCCCGTTTTTTGGCCCGGTCTTTGCTATACCCATGGGCAAAATGATGTATGACAAGATTCTGACAAGGCACACCCATGAGCGTATTCAAATTTTCCCTCGAGCAGGTTCTCAGCTACAGGGCACAGCTGGAAGAGCAGGCCATGCAGGTGTTTTCCCTGGCCGTTCAGGCGCGGGACAAACGGTTGCGGGAAAAGGAGGAATATGAGGCCGCCGTGGCGGAGGCCCGGCGGCAACTGGCGGATCCCGCCCTCCTTGACGCTGACGAGCGCTGGCTTATAACAGGGTATATAAAAGCCCTGGCGCACGACATTGACCAGGCGCGCAACGACCTTGCGGTACTTGAGGAAGACGTGGACAGAGCCAGGGCGGACCTGACCCAGAAGGCCCAGGACAAGAAACTTCTGGAACGGCTGAAGGAAAAGCAGGCCACCCGCCACAGACTGGCGGAAAACCATAAAGAGCAACAAAATTATGACGACATCGCCACGATCCGCTTCATGCCTCCGGCCGTCTAAAATCTGCCGGTTTCTTCTGTGTCTTGTGATCTTCAAGCTCTGCCTTGTCGGCAGCATGCTTGTGGAGCCTTTGGGCCTCAAGGACAGAGTTCTGGCAATCGTCGCCCCGGCGGCGGCAACGGCGGAGCCCGCGCGCGTCCTCGCCGCGAACGGCGCGAATGACGTGAAAGCCGCTGAAAACCGCCCGCTTCTTGCCGCCCCGGTAGCTCACGCCGCCGAAGCCGCCCCCCAGGCAGCCCCGGCAGCGCCCCCCCAGAGCAACCTGTCCCGGGAAGCGTTGCAACGCCGCCAGGATGATCTGGCGCGGAAAGAGCAGGACATGCGCGCCCTTGAAAAGGATCTTGACGAGCGCCTCATGCGGTTGCAGGAGCTGGAAGTGCGTATCCAGGCCATGCTCAAAGAGGCTGAAGAGATCAAAAGCGCTAAATACCGCCATCTGGTGGACGTTCTGGGCAATATGAAAGCCAAACAGGCCGCCAGCGTTCTGGAAACCCTGGATGAAAAGATCGCTGTCAAGGTTTTGGCCGGCATGCGCGGCCGCCAGGCGGGTGAAATTCTGACCTTCGTCAATCCGGGCAAGGCCGCGCGGCTCTCCGAAGCCCTGGCCCGCGTCCAGATGCCCTTTGAATAATCCATGGCACGGCTGAAGCTCACCCTGGCCTATTGCGGCAGCGCCTACGCCGGTTGGCAGATCCAGGCGGAAAGCCAGGGAACGGGCACGATCCAGCAGGAGCTTGAGCGCGCGCTGGAAACCATTGCGGGATACCCGGTGCGCGTTCACGGCGCCGGGCGAACGGACTCCGGCGTCCATGCGGAAGGGCAGACGGCGCACGCCGACGTCCCGGAAAAACCGGTGGACTGGCAACGCGCCCTGAACGCCCTGTTGCCGCGCGATATCCGCGTTCTCGCCGCCGAGCCGGTTGCCGCCGGTTTCCACGCCCGTTACGATTCCATCGGCAAAGTCTACGCCTATACCCTGTTCAGCGGGGCCGGACCCGTGCCTCCCCGCCTTGAGCCGTTTGTCTGGGCGACGCCGCCCCTTGACGGTGCCGCCATGGAGGCCGCCGCCGCGATTTTGACCGGGCGGCATGATTTCGCGTCGTTTCAAAATATGGGTACGCCTGTCGCGGATACCGTGCGCGAGGTATGGTCGATCCGGCGGGAAGAGGGCAGGGCGGGGCCGTTTTGTTGCCCGGAAAGCTGGCCCGTGACCACCTGGTTCTTTCACGGCAACGGATTTTTGAAACAGATGGTCCGGAATATGCTCGGGCTCATGGTGTGGGCCGGGCAGGGGCGCGTTGACGCCGCCGGCATCGCCGCCTGCCTTGCGGCAAAGACCAGGCGGGCCGTACCCAGCCCCACTGCCCCTGCCAAGGGGTTGACGCTGATGCGGGTGGATTACCCCGGATAACCGTATTTTCCAGTCCCCCTACCCATACTTCCTGTATTTTCGCCACTATAAAAACGTGCAGTGATACTCCTTGACAGCGCACACTGAGAACCTATTCTATAGAAAAAAGTATATCCGCTGGCGGAGAGCGCTTTCGTCGGTTTTGCCATGCGTTTTTTTAGAGGAGGTGCGGTATGGTCATCGACTTTAACAGTTTGTATGAGATGCCTAAAGAAATGGATCGCATTTTAGAAATGTTCCGGAATTCCAGCGCGATGCAGCGCAGGAATTCATACCCGATGGTCAATGTGGGGGAGAACGACACCGGGTATATTGTTGACGTGTGCATCCCCGGCGTCTCAATTGAGGACCTTGATCTCACGCTCACGGCGCGAAGCCTGGTGATTAAGGCGGAACGCAAATCGCCCGAGGGCCGGTATTTCCGGCAGGAGCGGCTGGCCGGGTCGTTTCAGCGGATCATCACGCTCAACGTGCCGGTCGCCCGCGACAAGGTCACGGCGAAATGCGAAAACGGCATTTTACGGGTAACGCTTCCCAAGGAGGAAGAAATCAAACCCCACCGCATCAGCATCGAGCAGTAGGAGGAAGGAGTATGAGCCCACAGACGCAGGTGAGTATGCCGCCGACGGATATCCTGGAACGTGAGGACGGCTTCCATATATTCATGGACCTTCCCGGCGTTGCCGCGGATGATCTTGTGATCGACCTTGAACAGAACGAGTTGACGGTGCGCGCCGTCAGCAAATACGAGGCAGGCGCCAACCAAGCTATGCGGAACGAATTCGGCCCTTTGTCCTATAAACGGGTGTTCACCCTTTCGGACATGGTTGACCGCGACAACATCAAGGCCGTCATCAAGGACGGGGTGCTCGATCTTTTCCTGCCCAAGGCGGAAAGTATGAAGCCCCGGCGGATCGAGATCAAACCCGAGTAATTTTCCACGGCTGTCGCAAAGCCCTTTCGGTCCCGCCGGAAGGGCTTTGTTTTTTCATGCCGCGCTTGCTATCGGGCGCGATGCGCTATATGTACGGGGAAGATTTTTCGGGAGTAAAGAATGAAGACGTTAGCGGTAGGAAGCATTGTTGAGTCTGTTTGCGGCAAGTGTAACGATGTGATGGGCCATACCATCATGGCCATGGTCGGCAGCGAGATTGTGAAAGTGGAGTGCCGCGTCTGCAAAAGCCAGCACCGGTACAGGCCGCCCGCCCGGGTGGGCGGCGGAAAAACCACGGTAACCATGAAAAAAGGGCGGGA from uncultured delta proteobacterium includes the following:
- a CDS encoding conserved hypothetical protein (Evidence 4 : Homologs of previously reported genes of unknown function) is translated as MTRQEDTPTQIYVPALRRELAPRVLPDTVRFMDPGLPQTASAPGFFHPPAYPFSRAEAAGVLAELLTVGETLDLSKPSASQAARVPGTGGATAGFSGDERTALARFSTGEPERPTAAGDPKIAAQKVLLLAWDLETRLLEIASLHKEVAEAVKPLAENLHGDNAEAFRDLASGLPGTLFGSIADLPEPMEPDWRLSLMAIAAFAPEGALLVTCHTGMRNAMLEAGMLHPLPEDVSPHLAGWPESLQSRLLWAKTPLWRILGHSREPENAPWLRAAPEIIVCPA
- the truA gene encoding tRNA pseudouridine synthase A, producing MARLKLTLAYCGSAYAGWQIQAESQGTGTIQQELERALETIAGYPVRVHGAGRTDSGVHAEGQTAHADVPEKPVDWQRALNALLPRDIRVLAAEPVAAGFHARYDSIGKVYAYTLFSGAGPVPPRLEPFVWATPPLDGAAMEAAAAILTGRHDFASFQNMGTPVADTVREVWSIRREEGRAGPFCCPESWPVTTWFFHGNGFLKQMVRNMLGLMVWAGQGRVDAAGIAACLAAKTRRAVPSPTAPAKGLTLMRVDYPG
- a CDS encoding Haloacid dehalogenase domain protein hydrolase yields the protein MKRVSAMKQTASALIDLESNASGQPCGLVLDCDGVLFDSKDANTAYYNHIRYAVQLPPMTEEEATYSHMTSTEEALERMIPDELKEEAMRVRGMTRYRDTFMSMMQPAPYMVSFLRNMHAAGLRLALCTNRSDSVHDVLRHFDIAQYFSPIVTITHVQPKPSPQGLLEVAKAWDVSPGSIIFLGDSLVDQQAAAAAGVPFWSYANPQLAAAVHITSFKELDEIVTLMLM
- a CDS encoding conserved exported hypothetical protein (Evidence 4 : Homologs of previously reported genes of unknown function), whose product is MTTSPRSASCLRPSKICRFLLCLVIFKLCLVGSMLVEPLGLKDRVLAIVAPAAATAEPARVLAANGANDVKAAENRPLLAAPVAHAAEAAPQAAPAAPPQSNLSREALQRRQDDLARKEQDMRALEKDLDERLMRLQELEVRIQAMLKEAEEIKSAKYRHLVDVLGNMKAKQAASVLETLDEKIAVKVLAGMRGRQAGEILTFVNPGKAARLSEALARVQMPFE
- a CDS encoding Heat shock protein, Hsp20 family, with translation MSPQTQVSMPPTDILEREDGFHIFMDLPGVAADDLVIDLEQNELTVRAVSKYEAGANQAMRNEFGPLSYKRVFTLSDMVDRDNIKAVIKDGVLDLFLPKAESMKPRRIEIKPE
- a CDS encoding putative Sirohydrochlorin cobaltochelatase CbiKC (Evidence 3 : Function proposed based on presence of conserved amino acid motif, structural feature or limited homology) — translated: MAGILLTAFGATAPNGTAPLLAFERAVRRAFPAANVRWAFTSKRADTRPVIRDETGLSVGEALSRFAAENTARIAVQPLHVTDGHEHETLRQQIGTWQKDHPGATVFLGEPLLSGEASFRTLLEAMRRAEETACAPGEAALWVGHGSEPPLDGLCKRLADCGAAMRPPVRVAYLIDGKTAEEHFRELARQGAQKVCLMPLFSLAGRHVAQDLDGEAAASWKSRCVHAGMPCRVHPRGMLEDDGFTTLWLARLRDAVAMADAQ
- a CDS encoding Hsp20/alpha crystallin family protein; its protein translation is MVIDFNSLYEMPKEMDRILEMFRNSSAMQRRNSYPMVNVGENDTGYIVDVCIPGVSIEDLDLTLTARSLVIKAERKSPEGRYFRQERLAGSFQRIITLNVPVARDKVTAKCENGILRVTLPKEEEIKPHRISIEQ
- a CDS encoding Rubrerythrin — encoded protein: MASFTNAADVIASAVEIERRGFAFYEQAAETSKQPEDKEFFTFMAKEEKRHEKVFEAMLKRVGGLALPAGSDEAEYLEYVDLLLNSHTLFMPGQQQDAHDNPLRQAMAFEKDTILFFTAMRRFVDASERPHIEACIEEEQRHLRLIAEHAKARAMATKR
- the fliJ gene encoding Flagellar export protein FliJ; amino-acid sequence: MSVFKFSLEQVLSYRAQLEEQAMQVFSLAVQARDKRLREKEEYEAAVAEARRQLADPALLDADERWLITGYIKALAHDIDQARNDLAVLEEDVDRARADLTQKAQDKKLLERLKEKQATRHRLAENHKEQQNYDDIATIRFMPPAV